The nucleotide sequence TGCTAAAAGCAGCATCATTCCTGCTGCCAGGAGAATATTTTTTTTCATAATAAACTATTAAAGGTTACGAACTATTTTCTCATCATTCCCCGCATATTGCGCATGGCGCGAACAGGGTTTTTACCGGCCTGCGATACCGACTTCATTATCTTGCGCGTGTCTTCAAATTGCTTGATAAGCCGGTTCACTTCCTGAATGTTGGTACCGCTGCCTGCAGCAATTCTTTTGCGACGCGAACCGTTCAACACTTCGGGTTTCTGTCGCTCCATAGGCGTCATACTGCAAATGATGGCTTCAATCCCTTTAAAGGCATCATCTTCTATGTCCACATCCTTCATGGCTTTGCCCATACCCGGTATCATCCCGATAAGGTCTTTTACATTCCCCATCTTCTTTATCTGCCTGATTTGGGCAAGAAAATCGTCAAGATTAAACTCATTTTTGGCAAGTTTGCGCTGCAGCTTCTGAGCTTCTTCAACATTGAACTGCTCCTGTGCTTTCTCAACAAGAGTAACGATATCGCCCATGCCCAGAATACGGTCGGCCATACGTTCGGGATAGAAAACATCAATGGCATCCACCTTTTCACCAATCCCGACAAATTTTATCGGCTTGTTTACAACTGCTTTAATGGTAAGTGCAGCACCACCGCGTGTATCACCGTCAAGTTTTGTAAGAACAACACCGTTGTAGTCAAGGCGCTCATTAAACGCTTTCGCCGTATTCACAGCATCCTGACCGGTCATGGCATCAACCACAAACAACGTTTCCTGCGGGTTTAACGCCTGCTTCACCGCCGAAATTTCATTCATCATTTCCTCGTCAATGGCAAGGCGGCCGGCAGTATCAACAATAACTACATTATATCCTTTGTCACGTGCGTGCGTAATCGCTCTTTTAGCAATGGAAACAGGTTTTTTATCATCCAGATCGGAAAATACTTCCACACCGATTTGTTCGCCTAAAACGCGCAGTTGCTCAATAGCCGCCGGGCGATACACGTCGCATGCAACCAGCAATGGATTACGACCTTTTTTAGTTTTAAGATAATTGGCCAGCTTGGCAGAAAAAGTGGTTTTACCCGAACCTTGCAATCCGGCAATAAGAATAATGGCAGGGCTTCCTTTTAACTCAATATCTGTCCTCTCATTGCCCATCAAACCAATCAGC is from Bacteroidota bacterium and encodes:
- the ffh gene encoding signal recognition particle protein, whose protein sequence is MFENLSEKFDRAFKILKGQGHITEINVAESLKEVRKALLDADVSYKIAKQFTEDVKEKAMGQHVLTSVSPGQLMVKIVHDELIGLMGNERTDIELKGSPAIILIAGLQGSGKTTFSAKLANYLKTKKGRNPLLVACDVYRPAAIEQLRVLGEQIGVEVFSDLDDKKPVSIAKRAITHARDKGYNVVIVDTAGRLAIDEEMMNEISAVKQALNPQETLFVVDAMTGQDAVNTAKAFNERLDYNGVVLTKLDGDTRGGAALTIKAVVNKPIKFVGIGEKVDAIDVFYPERMADRILGMGDIVTLVEKAQEQFNVEEAQKLQRKLAKNEFNLDDFLAQIRQIKKMGNVKDLIGMIPGMGKAMKDVDIEDDAFKGIEAIICSMTPMERQKPEVLNGSRRKRIAAGSGTNIQEVNRLIKQFEDTRKIMKSVSQAGKNPVRAMRNMRGMMRK